The sequence below is a genomic window from uncultured Stenotrophomonas sp..
GGAGTGCAAGCGCCAGCGCGCAGCGCCGCAGGCGCGAAGTCATTGGCACCAGGGCGCAGCAGAAAAAAGGTGCGCCGCCCCGCAGGGCAGCGCACCGGATGGCACTAGGTGCGATCAGGTCGCCGTCATCGTCTGCAACTGCTCGATTACGCCGGGTTCGACGAAGACGCACGGTTGGTCGGCCGCGATCGGCACGTTGAACACCTGTGCGAAGGCTTCGCGCTTGAGGTGCGCCAGGCGGCCCGTCCGGTACGCCTGTTCGGGCTTCACGCGGCCACCGCCCGCTGGCGAGCCGCTGCGCTGCGGGTCACACTCGACCAGGGCGACAAAGCCATCGTCGGACAGCTTCTGATGTTCGGGGCACAAGCCCCAGCCGGTTGCCGTGTGGCGCTCCATGCTCGCGCGCAGGCGGCGATCCAGCAGGATGGCGCCGGTGTCGAAGCGAGTACCGCAGACAAGGCAAACGTGTTGTTCAAGCGAAACGTGCGATTTGTCGTTCATGACGATCTCCGGTTGCTCGGGCGGAATTGCCCGGAACCGTCGTCAGCACGGCGCAGCGCAAGCAGTCAGGGGTCGCAGACGGCCGCCAGGACGCAAGCGCGCAAGGCGCGTGCAGCCTTTGACGGCGAGAACGCCGTGATACGGTGGAGGGACACAGCAGGACCGCCCCCAACGAGACACACCCACACCTGCCTTTGGCAAGTGCGCAGCACGCGCAGTCCCGCGAGGGGCGGAGCTGCGCCACCGGGCGCAGCAAAAAGGGGGCCGAAGCCCCCTCGATCAGATCAAGCCACGTTCGGCGAAAGACGTGGTGGTGCCGCCCGCCACGATGATGTGATCCAACGTGCGAACGTCCACCAGCGCCAACGCCTGCCGAAGCTGCGAGGTCATTGCCCTGTCGGCCGCGCTCGGCTCGGGGTTCCCGCTCGGGTGATTGTGCGAAATGATGACCGCCGCCGCGTTGAGCCGCAGCGCCTCCTTGACCACTTCGCGCGGATGAACCTCCGCGCTGTCGATCGCGCCGCGGAACATCTCGGCATAGTCGATCAGCCGATGGCGCGTATCGAGGAACAGCACCGCGAAGACTTCGTGCTCGAAACCGGCCAGCTTGGCGCGCAAGTAGTCCTTGACCGCCGCCGGCGAAGTGAACTCGTCACCGCGCTGCATCTTCTGGTCGATGACCTGGCGCGCGGCTTCGAGAATCTGGTCGGCCGATGCCTGACGGTAGCGCCCGTGCGAGTCACGCAGCATCAGCGGGGAATCGAAGGAAGGAATGGACAGTTGCGACATGATCGTGCTCCGGTTGCTCGGGCGGAATTGCCCGGAACCGTCGCCAGCACGGCGCAGCGCAAGCCGTCACAGGGGCGAAGACGGCCACGGCCGCAAGCGTGCGAGCACGCGCAGCCCTTTACGGCGAGAACGCCGTGGTAGGGTGAAAGGGAACAGCAAGACCGTCTAACCCCGCCCACACATGCCCGCATTCGGCAAGCGGAGCGCGCAGGCCCGGATCAACGAGCCGGGCCGGAGGCGTCAGCCGAGCAAGGCGAGGGAACGATGGAAGCCCGGATGGGGCAAGACTCGCGCAGCGAGGCTCGATGCGCAGCACGACAGCACGACGGCGGCACGCCGGGACGCCATGAGCCTCTGTGTGTTACTCGCTTGCACATTGATTCAATAAATGTTGTATTATCGAATCATGAATGAAGATCAAGCCGTTTCCGCCCTCGGCGCCTTGGCTCACACCCAGCGGCTGCGCGTATTCCGCGCCCTGGTGGTCGCCGGCCCCGAAGGACTGACGCCCAGCGTCCTTGCCGACCAGCTCGACGTGGCCCGTAACTCCCTGTCCTTCCACTTGAAGGAATTGGCCCATGCCGGCCTCGTCACCATCGAGCAGCAGGGCCGCAATCTGATCTACCGCGCCGACTTCGCCCGGATGAACGGTTTGCTCGGCTACATGACCGAGCACTGCTGCCAAGGCGGTGTCTGCGAGGTTTCCGACACGACCACCCCCTGCGACTGCTGACGCCATGACCACCTACAACGCCTTGTTCATCTGCACGGGCAACTCTGCCCGCTCCATCCTTGCCGAAGGCTTGCTCAACGAGCTAGGCCAAGGTCGCTTCCATGCCTATTCCGCCGGCAGTCACCCAAAGGGCGAGGTGCACCCGCTGGCGCTTGCCACGCTGGAGCGGCTGCGCCTGCCGACAAGCGGCTACCGCAGCAAGAGCTGGGACGAGTTCGTGAAGCCCGACGCGCCGGTGTTCGACTTCATCTTCACCGTCTGCGACAACGCCGCCGGCGAGGCGTGTCCGCTGTGGCCGGGCAAGCCCGTGTCGGCCCATTGGGGCGTGCCTGATCCGGCCGCGGTCGAAGGCACCGATGAGCAGCAGCGCAAAGCGTTCTTCGATGCGGCGATCACGCTGCGTCGGCGCATCGAGCTGTTCCTGTCGCTGCCATTGCAGCGTCTCGATGCCATGTCGTTGCAGCGCGAGCTGCGCGACATTGGCCGCCAGTGAGGCTCACCCGATGACCGCAACCGATACCGCCGGCCCCGCGCCGGCAACCTCCGCCATGAGCGGCTTCGAGCGTTACCTGACGGTGTGGGTGGCGGTGTGCATCGTTGCCGGCATCGCGCTCGGCCAGTTCGCGCCGGGGGTGTTCCAGGCCATCGGCCGCATGGAGATCGCCCAGGTCAACCTGCCGGTCGGCGCGCTGATCTGGGTGATGATCGTGCCGATGCTACTGAAAGTGGACTTCGGCGCGCTCGGCCAGGTCAAGCAGCACTGGCGCGGCATCGGCGTCACGTTGTTCGTGAACTGGGCGGTCAAGCCGTTCTCGATGGCGCTGCTGGCGTGGATCTTCATTCGTCAGGTCTTTGCCGACTGGCTGCCGGATGACCAGCTCGACAGCTATATCGCCGGCCTGATCCTGCTGGCCGCTGCCCCATGTACCGCAATGGTGTTCGTCTGGAGCCGGCTGACCGGCGGCGATCCGGTGTTCACGCTCTCACAGGTGGCCTTGAACGACACCATCATGGTGTTTGCCTTCGCGCCGATCGTCGGCCTGCTGCTGGGCCTGTCGGCCATTACGGTGCCGTGGGACACGCTGCTGGTATCGGTGGTGCTCTACATCGTCATCCCGGTCATCCTCGCGCAGCTCTGGCGTCGTGCGCTGCTGCGCCGGGGCCAAGCCGTGTTCGATCGGACACTGGAACGCATCGGCCCGTTGTCGATCGCGGCGCTGCTGCTGACGCTGGTGTTGCTGTTCGCGTTCCAGGGCGAAGCCATCCTGCGTCAGCCTCTGGTGATCGCAATGCTGGCCGTGCCGATCCTCATCCAGGTGTTCTTCAACTCGGGCTTGGCGTACTGGCTCAACCGCAAGGTAGGCGAGAAGCACAGCATCGCCGGCCCCTCGGCACTGATCGGCGCATCCAATTTCTTCGAGCTGGCCGTGGCTGCCGCCATCAGCCTATTCGGCTTCCATTCCGGCGCAGCACTCGCAACAGTGGTCGGCGTGCTCATCGAGGTGCCGGTGATGCTGCTGGTGGTGCGCGTTGTTAACCGCTCGCGTGGCTGGTACGAACGCCGCGCGATCCCTTCATAATCTTCAAGGTCATCCCATGAGCACCATCACGATCTACCACAACCCCGCCTGCGGCACCTCGCGCAACGTGCTCGGACTGATCCGCAACAGCGGCGAAGAACCGACCATCATCGAGTACCTGAAAACGCCGCCCGACCGCGACACGCTCCAGGCGTTGATCGCCGCAATGGGCGTGCCGGTGCGCGCTGTGCTGCGCGAGAAAGGCACACCCTATGCCGAACTTGAACTGGGCAATCCGAAGTGGAGCGATGACGACCTGATCGGTTTCATGCTCCAGCATCCCATTCTCATCAACCGGCCAATCGTGGTCACGCCGCTGGGCACGAAACTGTGTCGGCCCTCGGAAGCCGTGCTCGATCTGCTGCCGCAGCCGCAGCGCGGCGCGTTCAACAAGGAAGACGGCGAGCCGGTGGTCGATCAGGACGGCCGCCGTGTCTGAATCCCGTCTCGACCTGCCGAACATCGACACGGCGCTGTTCCAGCAACCGGACACCGAACACCTGTTCGCGCCGGCACGGGCCACGCACGCGCCGCGCTTCCTGCTGCTCTATGGTTCGCTGCGCGAACGCTCGTTCAGCCGCCTCGCAGCCGAAGAAGCCGCCCGCATCTTGCGGGCGCTGGGCGGCGAGACCCGATTGTTCAATCCGTCCGGGCTGCCTCTGGTGGACGATGCGCCGGGCGATCACCCGAAGGTCAAGGAACTGCACGAACTGGTGCAATGGGCCGAGGGCATGGTGTGGAGTTCGCCGGAGCGCCACGGCGCGATGACCGGCCTGATGAAGACCCAAATCGACTGGATTCCGCTGTCGGTCGGCGCGGTGCGCCCGACCCAGGGCAAGACGCTGGCGGTGATGCAGGTATCGGGCGGCTCGCAGTCGTTCAACGCCGTCAACCAGATGCGCGTGCTGGGCCGCTGGATGCGGATGCTGACCATCCCGAACCAGTCCTCGGTCGCCAAGGCGTACCAGGAGTTCGACGAGGCCGGACGCATGAAGCCCTCGGCCTACTACGACCGCGTGGTGGACGTGATGGAAGAACTGATGAAGTTCACGCTGCTCACGCGCGACGCGGCCCCGTATCTGGTGGATCGGTACAGCGAGCGCAAGGAAAGCGCCGAGGCGTTGTCCAAGCGCATGAAACAGGGGTCGATTTGATGCCAGAGCCGGCCATCGCAGAGCGCGACAGCGCCTGGCGCGTTTTTCTGGTGTTCCTGCGGCTGGGGCTGACCTCCTTCGGCGGGCCGATCGCGCACTTGGGCTACTTCCGCACGGAGTTCGTCGAGCGCCGCCGCTGGCTGGATGATCGCAGCTACGCCGATCTGGTCGCGCTGTGCCAGTTCCTGCCGGGGCCGGCCAGCAGCCAGGTCGGCATGGCGCTTGGCTTGGGCCGTGCTGGTGGGTGGGGTGCACTGGCGGCTTGGGTCGGATTCACGCTGCCCTCGGCGTTCGCGCTGATCCTGTTCGCCTACGGCATCTCCGAATACCACGGGCTCGCCGAAGCCGGCTGGGTGCATGGCTTGAAGGTTGTGGCCGTCGCCGTGGTGGCGCAAGCGGTGTGGGGCATGGCGAAAACGTTGTGCCCCGACCGGACCCGCGCCGCGCTGGCGATCCTGGCAGCGTTGCTGACGCTACTGCTGCCGTCTGCCTGGATGCAAGTCGTGGCCATCGCCATGACGGGCCTGATCGGCTGCTGGTGGCTGCAACTGCCGCCGCTTCCGGCAGCGCATCTGACCTCATATGCGGTGTCGCGGCGTACTGGCGCGATGGCGTTGGGCTTGCTGGCCGCGTTGCTGCTCGGTCTGCCGCTGTGGGCGGCGTCCAGCGGCTCGACGATGGCTGCGCTGATCGACGGCTTCTTCCGCGCCGGCGCGCTGGTGTTCGGTGGCGGCCATGTTGTGTTGCCGCTGTTGCAAGCAGCGACCGACTCGACCGGCGCAGTCGGCAATGCCGATTTCCTGGCCGGCTACGGTGCCGCGCAGGCCGTACCGGGGCCGCTGTTCACCTTCACGGCCTATCTCGGCACGGTGGCCGACTGGCCCTTGCACGGCTGGATTGGTGGGCTGGTGCTGCTGGTCGTGATCTTCGTGCCGGCCTTCCTCGTGCTGATCGGCACGCTACCGTTCTGGCAGCGGCTGCGCCACCGCCACGGCATCCAAGCTGCAATGGCGGGCATTAACGCGGGCGTGGTCGGCATCCTGCTGTCCGCGCTCTACGACCCGGTATGGACGAGCGCCATCCACGGACGCACCGATTTCGCTCTGGCCTTGGCCGCCTTCGGTCTGCTGGTCTATGGACGCTTGCCGCCGGTGCTGGTGGTCGTGCTGGCCGCCGTAGCGGGGCAAATCCTGTCTGCCTGATCCTGCGCAGAATCAGGGGGCTGCTGCGTCATGTACTTGGGTGTGGTGAGCATCAGGCGCATGCGGGTAGGCAGACCGGGTAGCTGTGATTCGGCACGAAGCGCGGGGCGTAGCCAGCCAACCCGACGACGGCACGCCGGGACGCGCGAATGCGGTCTGAACTACTCGGTGTCCTGCTTGCGCTGCTCAATCTGCAAGCGCGCTCGCTCGGTCGCCTGCTGCAACTTCTCGCCCAGCACCGCACGCGGCGGCAAGCTGGTCAGGTACTCGGCAACATGGATGCCCGACTTGTCCAGTTCCAGCAGTTCGATCTGCTCGCGCTTCTTGCCCGTGCATAGGATGATCCCCAAGGGCGAGGCTTCTTCCTGCTCGCGTTCATGCTTGTCGAGCCAGCGCAGATAAAGTTCCATCTGTCCCTTGTAGGCCGCCTTGAACTCGCCGATCTTCAACTCCACCGCCACCAACCGCCGCAGCTTGCGGTTGTAGAACAACAGGTCAAGGTGGAAATCCTCGTCGTCGATCGGGATGCGTTTTTGCCGGGCCACGAAGCTGAAACCCGCGCCCAGCTCCAGCAAGAAGGACTCCATTTCGCGGATGATCGCTGCTTCCAAGTCGCCTTCCTGCCAAGTGTCCCGCAGGCCCAGGAAGTCGAGGATGTACGGGTCGCGCATGACCAAGGCCGGCGACATGCGCTGCGCATCACGCAAGGTCGCCAGCTCCTGCGCGATCGTCTCGTCTGGCTTTTGGGACAGCGCCGTGCGCTCGTACAGCATCGAGTCGATGCGCTCGCGCAGCGTCCGCACGCTCCAGCGTTGGGTGCTGGCCATCTGCGCGTAGTAGTCCCGCTGGAGCGGGTCTTTCAGCGGCATCAGGGCGATGAAGTGCGTCCAGCTCAATTCTCGTATCAGTGATACGAGAATTCGCTCGTCGGGGAAGGTGGCAGCGAACTGCACCATCCGGCGCAGGTTCTGCTCGGCAAAGCTGCCGCCGTATTCCTTCACCAACTGCGCCGCCAGGTTCGGCAGGACTTCCTTGCCATAGGCACCCCTGCGCCCGTCCAAGACCTGCGACCGGATGCGCTGGCCGATGCGCCAATAGAGCATCGTCAGCTCGCTATTCACCGTCGAGGCGGCGCGCTTGCGCGCCGCCTCGATCAGTGCCCGAATGTCGCCCAGCAGCGCCGAAGGCGCTGCTGGCGCAGGAACGGATGCCTTGAGCCTGTTCATGCGATGGCCTCCTGGAGCTGCCGCGCGCCCGTGATGGCCTGGCGGCGGCTCGCCACCAGTTCGGCCGCATCACGCACCGGCTTGTCTTCGGTGTGGACGTAATGCATGAACATCGCCACGGTCTTGTGGCCCGTCAGCTTCATGCCTACCTTGGTCGGCACGCCCGAATTGGCAATGTCAGTCGTGGAGCGGTGGCGGATGCCGTGCGTGCCGACGTGCGGGACGCCGGCGGCCTTGAGCACCCGGCACCAGCCGCCGTAGTGCTCGCCAAAGGTCAGGTGCTTGGTCGGGTCGTTGGGTGACGGCAGGACGTAGGGGCAGCCCTCCCGGCGCGGTGCCGTCGAAAGCAGCCGATAGGCTTCCGCGCTCATGGGCTTGGAAAGGCCGCCGGTCTTGCTGTCGGGCCAGACCACGCGCCGGTTCTCCAGATCGACCCAAGCCCATTCGAGCGTGCAGATTTCGGAGCGACGGCCGGCGAACTCGAATTGCAGGCGGATCGCCAGCGGGATGACGTAGTTCTCCAGCCCTTCCGCCTCCAGCTTCTCCAGATGGCGGAAGATCAGCGCCAGCTCGTCGTCCACGATGAGCCGGGTTTCCTCGCCGGGCGGGTACATCGGGACATGGCGGCACGGGTTCGTGCCGTCCGGGCGGTAGCCCCACACTTCGGCCAGGTTGAACATCTTGCGCAGCACGCCGAAGGCGTTGTTCGCCTCGGCCGGCTTGTAGGCCAGCTTCTCCATCAGCCCGGCAATGTCGGGCCGCTTCACGTCCTGCACCTTCTTGCGGCCGATCAGCGGGACAATGCAGCGGTCGATGACGGCCTGATAGCCGCGCTGCGTGCTCGGCTTGTTGCGCTTCTTGGAGTAGTCCTCCATGAACTTCTTGCACAGCGCTTCGACCGTGGGCGCCTTGCGCGCCTCGGCCTTGGCGCCGCCGGGGTCGCCGCCTCGGCGAACCTCGGCCAGCCAGTCCTGCGCCATGACGCGGGCCTGCTCCACGGTCAGTTCCCCGAACAGGCCCAGCGAGGGCTTGCGGGGCTGCCCGGAGTTCGTGCGGTACTGGAGCATGAACACCCGGCGGCCCTTCGGGGTAATCTTGCACAGGAAGCCCGGCACCACGGTATCCCGTAGTTCGATGTCCTTGGCCTGGGGTTGCGCTGACTCTACGGCGGTCTTGGTGAGCTTGATCTTTGCCATGATGACTCCTTGGAACGACCCGAATTCCAAGAGCCAGATAGGAGCGGCGCGAGGGAAAACCGGGTCAAGTTTCAGAAAGCACCGGCATATGATGGACGCGCGTAAGTTCTTGATAAACCTGCTGTATCGAGCTACGGCGCAGTCCAGCGAAGTACCGGGCTGGAGTCATCGTCAAACAAAAAAGCCCCGCATGTGCAGGGCTTTCTCGAACTTCGAATGGCGTCCCCACGGGGATTCGAACCCCGGTCGCCACCGTGAAAGGGTGATGTCCTAGGCCTCTAGACGATGGGGACGCGTGACTTCAAGTTTTGAACTTGCCCGGACGGCCTGGTGCCCGGAAAAGTGGTGGAGCCAAGCGGGATCGAACCGCTGACCTCCTGCATGCCATGCAGGCGCTCT
It includes:
- a CDS encoding Chromate transporter, chromate ion transporter (CHR) family, which gives rise to MPEPAIAERDSAWRVFLVFLRLGLTSFGGPIAHLGYFRTEFVERRRWLDDRSYADLVALCQFLPGPASSQVGMALGLGRAGGWGALAAWVGFTLPSAFALILFAYGISEYHGLAEAGWVHGLKVVAVAVVAQAVWGMAKTLCPDRTRAALAILAALLTLLLPSAWMQVVAIAMTGLIGCWWLQLPPLPAAHLTSYAVSRRTGAMALGLLAALLLGLPLWAASSGSTMAALIDGFFRAGALVFGGGHVVLPLLQAATDSTGAVGNADFLAGYGAAQAVPGPLFTFTAYLGTVADWPLHGWIGGLVLLVVIFVPAFLVLIGTLPFWQRLRHRHGIQAAMAGINAGVVGILLSALYDPVWTSAIHGRTDFALALAAFGLLVYGRLPPVLVVVLAAVAGQILSA
- a CDS encoding conserved hypothetical protein (Evidence 4 : Homologs of previously reported genes of unknown function), whose product is MNRLKASVPAPAAPSALLGDIRALIEAARKRAASTVNSELTMLYWRIGQRIRSQVLDGRRGAYGKEVLPNLAAQLVKEYGGSFAEQNLRRMVQFAATFPDERILVSLIRELSWTHFIALMPLKDPLQRDYYAQMASTQRWSVRTLRERIDSMLYERTALSQKPDETIAQELATLRDAQRMSPALVMRDPYILDFLGLRDTWQEGDLEAAIIREMESFLLELGAGFSFVARQKRIPIDDEDFHLDLLFYNRKLRRLVAVELKIGEFKAAYKGQMELYLRWLDKHEREQEEASPLGIILCTGKKREQIELLELDKSGIHVAEYLTSLPPRAVLGEKLQQATERARLQIEQRKQDTE
- a CDS encoding conserved hypothetical protein (Evidence 4 : Homologs of previously reported genes of unknown function), yielding MNDKSHVSLEQHVCLVCGTRFDTGAILLDRRLRASMERHTATGWGLCPEHQKLSDDGFVALVECDPQRSGSPAGGGRVKPEQAYRTGRLAHLKREAFAQVFNVPIAADQPCVFVEPGVIEQLQTMTAT
- a CDS encoding hypothetical protein (Evidence 5 : No homology to any previously reported sequences) → MPAFGKRSAQARINEPGRRRQPSKARERWKPGWGKTRAARLDAQHDSTTAARRDAMSLCVLLACTLIQ
- the arsC gene encoding arsenate reductase (Evidence 2a : Function of homologous gene experimentally demonstrated in an other organism; PubMedId : 7721697; Product type e : enzyme), with translation MSTITIYHNPACGTSRNVLGLIRNSGEEPTIIEYLKTPPDRDTLQALIAAMGVPVRAVLREKGTPYAELELGNPKWSDDDLIGFMLQHPILINRPIVVTPLGTKLCRPSEAVLDLLPQPQRGAFNKEDGEPVVDQDGRRV
- a CDS encoding conserved hypothetical protein (Evidence 4 : Homologs of previously reported genes of unknown function), with product MLYYRIMNEDQAVSALGALAHTQRLRVFRALVVAGPEGLTPSVLADQLDVARNSLSFHLKELAHAGLVTIEQQGRNLIYRADFARMNGLLGYMTEHCCQGGVCEVSDTTTPCDC
- a CDS encoding conserved hypothetical protein (Evidence 4 : Homologs of previously reported genes of unknown function): MSQLSIPSFDSPLMLRDSHGRYRQASADQILEAARQVIDQKMQRGDEFTSPAAVKDYLRAKLAGFEHEVFAVLFLDTRHRLIDYAEMFRGAIDSAEVHPREVVKEALRLNAAAVIISHNHPSGNPEPSAADRAMTSQLRQALALVDVRTLDHIIVAGGTTTSFAERGLI
- a CDS encoding conserved membrane hypothetical protein (Evidence 4 : Homologs of previously reported genes of unknown function), which gives rise to MTATDTAGPAPATSAMSGFERYLTVWVAVCIVAGIALGQFAPGVFQAIGRMEIAQVNLPVGALIWVMIVPMLLKVDFGALGQVKQHWRGIGVTLFVNWAVKPFSMALLAWIFIRQVFADWLPDDQLDSYIAGLILLAAAPCTAMVFVWSRLTGGDPVFTLSQVALNDTIMVFAFAPIVGLLLGLSAITVPWDTLLVSVVLYIVIPVILAQLWRRALLRRGQAVFDRTLERIGPLSIAALLLTLVLLFAFQGEAILRQPLVIAMLAVPILIQVFFNSGLAYWLNRKVGEKHSIAGPSALIGASNFFELAVAAAISLFGFHSGAALATVVGVLIEVPVMLLVVRVVNRSRGWYERRAIPS
- a CDS encoding Low molecular weight phosphotyrosine protein phosphatase — translated: MTTYNALFICTGNSARSILAEGLLNELGQGRFHAYSAGSHPKGEVHPLALATLERLRLPTSGYRSKSWDEFVKPDAPVFDFIFTVCDNAAGEACPLWPGKPVSAHWGVPDPAAVEGTDEQQRKAFFDAAITLRRRIELFLSLPLQRLDAMSLQRELRDIGRQ
- the arsH gene encoding Arsenical resistance protein ArsH 1, translated to MSESRLDLPNIDTALFQQPDTEHLFAPARATHAPRFLLLYGSLRERSFSRLAAEEAARILRALGGETRLFNPSGLPLVDDAPGDHPKVKELHELVQWAEGMVWSSPERHGAMTGLMKTQIDWIPLSVGAVRPTQGKTLAVMQVSGGSQSFNAVNQMRVLGRWMRMLTIPNQSSVAKAYQEFDEAGRMKPSAYYDRVVDVMEELMKFTLLTRDAAPYLVDRYSERKESAEALSKRMKQGSI
- a CDS encoding Site-specific recombinase, phage integrase family, translating into MAKIKLTKTAVESAQPQAKDIELRDTVVPGFLCKITPKGRRVFMLQYRTNSGQPRKPSLGLFGELTVEQARVMAQDWLAEVRRGGDPGGAKAEARKAPTVEALCKKFMEDYSKKRNKPSTQRGYQAVIDRCIVPLIGRKKVQDVKRPDIAGLMEKLAYKPAEANNAFGVLRKMFNLAEVWGYRPDGTNPCRHVPMYPPGEETRLIVDDELALIFRHLEKLEAEGLENYVIPLAIRLQFEFAGRRSEICTLEWAWVDLENRRVVWPDSKTGGLSKPMSAEAYRLLSTAPRREGCPYVLPSPNDPTKHLTFGEHYGGWCRVLKAAGVPHVGTHGIRHRSTTDIANSGVPTKVGMKLTGHKTVAMFMHYVHTEDKPVRDAAELVASRRQAITGARQLQEAIA